Genomic DNA from Pelosinus sp. UFO1:
CTACCAGCAGTATTCTGAAGAGTTCCAATAAAAATATTTACCCCTTTGGTATCGGTTTCCCAGCCCGTCCCTTGGAACTTTATCAAATCGGGACTGATTTTTTCAGAAGCCCCACAAACTGCTATTGTTAGATTCAGCATAAGTACTACAACTAAGAATCGATAAAACGATTTTTTAAATTTCATGATTGTAACCTCTCTTTTTACTGTTTTTAGTTAAATAAAAAATTATCCTTTATAATGTATTTCCCATTAAAATACAAATTCCTGCAAGATCTCTTAGGAGTTCTTGCAGGAATTTTAGTTTCTGTTGCAGGTTTATTTTATAAGCCCTATATTACTTTGTCTTTGGATAAAGAAGACTTGATTCAGATGGAGTTTTAACTCCATCTGAATCTTAGTCGCACTTATCCAGGGACTTAGCCGCTCTTAACTCCCACTTATAGAAGATGGGAGTCTTAGAGCGGTTTAGTCATCGGATAAACGGGTGTGCAGAAATCCGCATATTTTTCTATCTTAGCAATGGTAGTTTTAAAGAATAATTCTTTCAGTTTTTCGCAGATAGGTCCTTTATGACCATTACCAATTTTCCGATCATCCAATTCAACAACAGAGACAACCTCCATCGCAGTGCCACTAAAGAAGACTTCATCTGCCCCATATAACTCTGTTCTGGTAATGCTGCGCTCGACAACTTCTATTCCTAACTCCTGGCGGGCTAATAGCATAACCGTGTCTCTAGTAATGCCTTCAAGAATGTTGTCAGCAGGTGGTGGCGTAATTATCTTTCCATTACGTACCATGAATACATTTTCTCCTGGGCCTTCGCAAACATGCCCATTTCGTGTTAGAAATAAGGCCTCATCATACCCTTTGCTTACAACTTCTATAGAGGCTAATGCAGAATTGAGATAAGCAGCTGTTGGTTTGGAACGGGGTGGTATCATATTGTCTCCTAAACGTTCCCACGTAGTAAAGGCAGCGCGAAGTTCATCTTTGCCAGCAAAATTCCCCATAGGCTGACAGTAGATGATAAGCCGATTGTCATCATCTAATAGAGTAGGTGCAATATGGTTTGAGCCCTTAAAGGCAAGAGGCCGAATATAAGTGGTGGTCTGAAAGTTATTTTTCTTAAGTAATTCAAGAGTAGCCTGACATAATTCATCGACAGTATAAGGAATATTGATAAATAAGGTTTTACAAGACTGCAAAAGGCGTTCATAATGTTCCCGCAAGCGAAATACATGCAATTGTTTTTCCGTCTCATCCCAGTAAGCTCTTATTCCTTCAAAGCAGCCAAGACCGTAATTAAACCCTTTACATCGCACACTGATATTTACCTCATTCTCCGGAATAATCTTTCCTTCATAAAAAACATACATAGTATCCATTTCTATAACTCCTCCAATCCTATTAAATTAGCTTTGCGAATCGTTAGCCTGTTTTCTTTCCACCTAGATAGGCTTCCATTACCCGAGGGTTATTCGCTATATCCTTTGCTGGCCCATGAAGAATCATTTTCCCTGTTTCTAGCACATAGGCGTATTGGGCGATCTTTAAAGCCTGCCTTACATTTTGCTCAACAAGTAAGATGGTCGTTCCTTCTTGGTTAATTTCCTGGATTACCTTAAAGATATCGGCTACCACTAATGGTGCCAGCCCCATAGAAGGTTCATCAAGCAGGAGTAGCTCAGGCCTTGCCATTAAGGCTCTGCCGATAGCAAGCATCTGCTGCTGCCCGCCAGAAAGGGTTCCTCCCAGTTGTTCTTTGCGTTCTTCCAAGATAGGAAATCGACGAAAAATGCGCTTCATATCATCCGTGACTTCATTATCTCTACGTTGACATGCTCCCATCTCTAAGTTTTCCAGTACTGTCATCCGCGTTAATATATTGCGTCCCTCAGGCACAAGAGAAAGTCCTGTACTAACAATCTTATGAGTTGCCATACCACTAATATGTTGCCCTTTAAACAAGATGCGGCCGGAATCTGGTTTAATAAGTCCCATAATAACCTTCATCGCGGTGGTTTTCCCAGCGCCATTGGCACCGATCAAGGAGACGATAGAGCCTGCTGGAACAGTTAGGTCAATGTTTTTAAGCGCCTTAATATTTCCATAGCCAGCGGCAAGCTGTACAATTTTCAGCATGTTACTCTTCCTCCTTGCCTAAATAGGCTTCTATTACTGCCGGATTATCCTGCACAAATTGGGGAATTCCTTCCGCAATTTTTTTGCCAAAGTTAAGTACCACCAATTTATCACAAATGTTCATTACTAAGCCCATATCGTGTTCGATCAGGATAATGGCTGTGCCCAGACTCTGGATTTTCTTTATTAGCACTTGTAGATCATCCGTCTCACTCTCATTCATGCCAGCGGCTGGTTCATCAAGGAGGAGTAAGTGGGGCTGAGATGCTAAGGCTCTGGCAATTTCCAAGCGGCGTTGCTTGCCATAGGGTAAGGCTGCTGCGAGGGAAGTTTCATCTTTACCGATCCCTACCAAATGTAGCAATTCTCTTGCTTTCTCGCGAGTGTTTTTTTCTTCTTGCTGCTGGGCCTTAGTATGCCACAAGCCTTGCCATAGACCGGCTCTAGTACGGCAATGTGCACCTACAAGTACATTATCTAAAGCCGTGAGATGACCGAACAACCGGATGTTTTGAAAGGTTCTAGCAATGCCGAGCTCCGTAATTTTATGAGGCTTTAAACCGACCAAGGGACGATTTTGATAAAGTATCTTACCGGAACTGGGTGGCAATACACCGGTAATCAAATTGAATAAAGTAGTCTTGCCAGCACCGTTCGGCCCAATGACTCCGACAATTTCTCCTGGGTTGACGGTGAAATTTACATCTGCTAAGGCCATCAGACCTCCGAATTGTTTTGTTACTTGCTCAACTGCTAAGGTCATTTTGTCGCCCTCCTCGGAAGTTCCTCTTGCTTAGAAGCTAGTGGTTTTGCGGTAAGTTTTTTTTGCCAAAAGCGCAAAGTATCTTCGCTAATAAGCCCTTGAGGGCGAAAAGCCATCATAATCACCAAAATACCGCCATAAATCATTTCCCGATACTCCGTAGCAAAGCGCAGTACTTCAGGCAATAATGTGAGGATTACTGAACCTAAGAGGGGGCCCCAGACCACATCGCTACCACCAAGAACAGCAAATAGCAAGATTTCTACGGCTCGATGGTAAGCAAAATCCTTTGGACCAATATAAAAGGTGATATGAGCGGCCAAACCACCAGCAATACCAGCCACAAAAGCACCCATAAAAAATGCTAATAGTTTATAGTAGCGAGTATCAATACCTGAAACTTCCGCAGCGTGCTCATCTGCTTTAATCGCAGCAAAGGCTCTGCCGAGGCGAGAAGTACTTAAGCGTAATGCAAAAAAGACCAAGAACCCTAAAATCAATGCAAGAATAAGAATGACGGAAATGCTGCCTAACTGCCGTACGCTGATTCCACCAATCCCTGCTGCTAATCCCATAGAAGCGAGTCCTTTACTGAGCATGACACTCATCGAAGGAATACCTGAAAGACCTAACGCACCATTCGTGATACCAAGGTTTAGAATGATTACCCGCACAACTTCACCAAAACCAAGGGTAGCAATTGCTAAATAGATGCCCCGTAATCTGGTGGTAGGAATACCAATCACCGCTGCCATCAGGCACGCAGCAGCACCACCGATTGGAACAGCTACATAAAGGGGTACGCCAGCCTTCAAGGTCAGAAGTGCCGAAACATAGGCTCCAATACTCATAAATCCAGCATTCCCTAAGGATAATTGCCCTGTTGATAGGGTCAGATAGATGCTAATGCCCAGAATCGCATTGATGATAATAAACATTATGATTTGCAAATAATAGGGATTCAATAAAAAATCCATGTCTATCGTCCTCCTTGCTGCTCTTGACTGCCAAAAAGCCCTTGGGGACGTATAAATAGCAATACAATAATTAATCCAAAGGCTACTGCATCTCGATAAGAAGAGACGCCATAAGCCACGCTGAATACTTCTGCCACACCGAGTAGTAATCCGCCAACCATGGCTCCAGTAATGTTACCTAAGCCTCCTAGAATCAATACTGCCAGCCCCTTGAATCCCATTGTGATTCCCATGGTTGGTTCGATCGCATTAAATGCCAAACCGACAAGAACTCCTGCACCGCCCCCCAAGGCGGATGCCAACATCACCGTTAATACAATGATTTTTTGTGTATCAACACCTAACAGATTCGCCGTTTCAATATTTTCCGCTGTAGCGCGAATTGACTTGCCTAGTTGCGTCTTTGACAACCAGAAACGTAGTACTAACATCAAACCAAAGGAAATGGCTAAAATTAGTATTTGCACTGCGGAGATTTTAAGTCCGCCTATCTCAAAAATTTGGGTGGAATAGACTGGGGGAAAAGATTGGGCCTCAGGGCCAAACAGGCGAAGTGCCAAGCTCTCTAAGAAAATAGATACCCCAATTGTGCTAATTAGTGGAGCCAGTTCTGACACTTTGCGGCGCCGGAGTGGCCTAAGTGCCAGCCGCTCCATTAAGTATCCCAGCCCAGCTCCAGCCACCATGGCTCCTAATAAGGCACCAAAAATACCAATATTGAATTTTGTAGCTAGAATCAAGCCAATAAAGGCCCCAAACATAAAGATTTCACCATGAGCCATATTAACGATATTCAGTACACCGAAGATCAAAGTATATCCTAAAGCAATCAAAGCATAGGTACTGCCTAGCGTGACGCCGTTAACCATTTGCTGCCAAAACAAGGTAAATCCCCCCAGTCAAACTTGCCTACTGATTATTTTAATTCCGTGAACTGACCATCTTTTACGACGAGTACAGTAACATCCATGGCTGGATTACGTTTTTCATCAAATGAAAATTTACCCGTCACACCAGAATAATCTTTTATCGTAGCTAATGTATCTCGTAATTTTTTGGAGTCAGTTACAGATCCTGATTTTTCAATTGCGATTGCCATGATTTGCAATGCATCATATGCCTGTGCGGCAAATTGGTCAGGCTCTTTATTATATTTCGCTTTATAAGCCGCAATGAAATTCTTAACCTTTGCATCATCTTTTCCTGGGAACCAAGGGCTAGCTACAACAGCACCATTTGCTGCACTGCCAGCGGATTTGATAAGCTGAGGTGAATTAAACCCATTGTTGCCGATAATGGGAACTGTGATCCCAATTTCCCGTGCTTTTTTTAGAATCAGTGCTCCTTCTTGATACAGTCCAGCGACTACCACGGCATCAGGATTAAGGGTAGCTATTTTGGTCAACTGAGCAGAGAAGTCCGTATTTTTATCTTGAAAAGTCTCTACGGCAATCATTTCAATTCCATTTTCCTTCAATGCTTTTTCAAAAATCTTAAAACCTGCAACCCCTAAATCGTTATTATCGGAATACATCACAGCTACTTTTTTCAAATTATATTTTTCTTTGGCCTTTTTTACCGATTGAGGTATAGCCGCGAACTCCGGCAAAGAATTACGGAAAACATAATCACCAATTTCAGTAATTCCTTCTACCGTCAAAGAGGTTCCCATGATAGGTATGCCTTCTTGATTGACAATGGGGCCAACGGCAAACATTTCACCGCTAAGTGTTGGGCCAATAATTCCTAATACATTGTCTTTATGAATCAGCTTATTTACTGCATTAATTGCTTCATTTTTCTCGCCCTTAGAATCTTCAAAAATAAGTTCTAGTTTCACTTTTCCATTGGCGTTGATCTCATCTCTCGATAACTCTAAACCTTGACGAATGGATTCACCATATGCCGCGCCAGCTCCTGTAAGGTAAGAAACAACTCCTAACTTCGCGGTCCCTTTAGCAGAGGTCTGATCTTGGGTAGCTGGCTTTTCACTGCTACTACAGCCTCCAATTAGAATCATCAATGAAAGTACTAGAAAGCTCACGATCCAATTCTTTTTCAACATTTGTTTTTTCCCTATCATTTTTCTTCTCCACCTTTCCTTATACCTAATTTACACTTTGCCAAATCACCGCTACGTTCTATCATTACAAAACAAAAAGCCCCTATCGATGCTTTTGAAAGCATCGATAGGGGCGACGATACGCGGTACCACCCTACATTAGACTCATAACGCCTGTTAATCAACAGACTTCCGAATAACGCTCGGCAGCGCTTTTGCTTACCAATACCTGCAGGTATTATTTCACCAAAAGAGTTCCTAGGTGAGAAGACTGCAACAATGTTACTCTGGCTCACACCACCCGCCAGCTCTCTGAAGTACTTATTGATTGCATCGCTCCTAGTCATTACTTTTTAGTATTAAGTTTGTCGAAATTACAAGATTGATTAAACCTTGTAATATTATATACATTATCACAGGACATTGATCTTTTGTCAATAGCGTTAAACTTATTGTAAGTTTTAAAACTATGTAATTTTGTAAATGTACTATTCGAGACGAAGGGACGGAGAATCTTATGTATTAGTAAAATAATACTTATAATGTAAAAGTTAGCAGGGATTAGCATTTATCCAAGAGAAGCTATAACGTGAAATTTGCAAATAATTCTTGGAGGTAAAAGAATGACTGACCCAAGGATATATTGGAATAAACAGTACATAGCCAGCGACAATAAAAGAGTTACATACGACCTATGGTTGGATAAATATAAACATATCTTAAATGCTTCAAAAGATACTCCAATAATTGATCTAGGCTGTGGGCTTGGAAATGATACAATGTACTTGTATGAACGCCATTACGAGATTATTTCCTGTGACTATTCGGAGGAAGCGTTAAAGAAGCTAGAACTTTTTATAGATGATCCGGTTACAAAACTTTTTGATATGAAGGATGGATTACCTTTTGAAAGTGAGAGTGTAAAAGTAATTATTGCAGATCTGTCATTGCATTATTTCTCCTGGGCTGAAACTAGAGAGATAGTGAATGAAATAAAAAGAGTTTTAAAAGAAGACGGCTTTTTATTATTAAGAGTTAACTCAGTTAAAGATACTAACTATGGAGCGGGTAAAGGCATTACAATAGAGAAGAATTACTATAATATAGACGGAAATCTAAAACGTTTTTTTGATAAGGAGCAATTAGAAAAACTTTTTGTAGAGTGGGATGTTGAATATATAAAAGAATATGAAATGAATCGATATACAAATAGTAAAATGCTTTGGGAGATGGCTGTGAAAAAGGTGAACGATTAAGACGTATAACTGTAATTCGAATCATCCTTCAAAATAAATACTCCTGCAAAGAGCTTAGCTTTGCAGGAGTATTATGCCTTATAAGTATATGGCAGACATGGGCAAGATGAATTTTCTATAGGTTTTGGTTGTTCATTAGGATTGAGGAGCTTTGACTGTTAACCACTGTTGTGTTTTTTGACCTTTTGGCAGCATATGGGCGTCAAACCACATGTAGTAGAATTTTTCTACTGGATTAACAACGTAGCCGTCCTGGAAGTGATCTGCAGTATCATAAGAGTCTGCTAAGATAAGGACATCATCTGCTACTGTCTCTGTTCCCATAGTATCATAGCCGATAATAACTCTCCAATGTCCACCCCAATCAATATTTTCCACCATTATAGGAGTATTATTTTTTAAGTTCGAGGTTACAAATTCTTTAAAATCGGTAACGCTTGAAAAAGTCGTGCCATCTTTCTTAGCTGTAGTTAGACTGGATTTAACATCCCAACCAATAGACTTGAAGAATGTAACCATCCCACTCGTATCCGTACCGATTGCCTTTTTTGTGCCCATTATTTTGGCGATCTTAAGTTCATCCCATTTTGTGTCCCCTGAATAATACAGCACAGTTAAAGCAGCTGCGGGACCGCAAGTGATTTCTGTTGTTTGCTGATAGGTTTTATAATTTGGTAGGATTGTTAACGTATCCGTTGATTTCATATTGTAAAAATCGACAACTTTGTAATAGGGAGAGTCTTTAACATTACCCACACCGCTATAGGAAGATGCACCTTCACTAGTAAGATCATAGCCGGAAGGATAAGGAATAACACTATTTTCTGCAAAAACCATATTCGCCGCACCAAAACTAATTCCTAAAAAAATGTAAGTAAGTAGTAAATACAATCGTATCTTCACGTTATCACTCCATTCTTAAGTTTAGTCGTTGTTAGTCTTTCATACATTGTAATGCTGATTCCTCTCGTTTATGCTACCGTTTCCTGCGTTATTACAAAAAATCGAATTTATATCGGAAATGTACTTTCTAACATTCTCTTGTTTTCGGCTAAAACTCAAACTTAATCGGCCTCAAAAACAAATCCAGTAATTTTTCTTTTGGATCTGCATTCTCAAAAATAATTTCGTAGAGAGCATCACAAATCGGAAGTTCTACTTCATATTTCTGTGCTAAATGCCTTACTGCTTCTAGTGTAGAAACACCTTCCGCTAATTTATCAAATTTTTCACCACTTACAAAGGCTTGCCCAAATCTTCGATTGTTGCTATGCGGAGAAAAGAGTGTTGCCTCATAATCTCCCAAATGACTTAATCCGTAGATCGTTGTATCATTACCGCCCATGGCTCTCACAAGACGTGATATTTCTCTTGTGCCTCGTGACATGAGTGCACCTTTCAAACTGCTATAGCATAACCCATCTAACATTCCTGCCGCTAGTCCTATCACATTTTTCGCAGCAGCCCCAATCTCATTTCCAATTAGATCTTGACCATAATAGAACCGTATTAAGGAACTGTTGAATTCTTCCACTATTTTTTTTGTTACCTCAATGTCATCAGAACCGATTACCATACAATTAGGTATTTCCTTAACAAAATCCTGTACATGGCCTGGACCTACCCAAATTGCTATGTTTTGGCTCCTTCCCATTTCCTCACTAAATACTTGCGATAATCTTTTGCCACTGTTGGCTTCGATGCCTTTCATACATAAGATAAATATTTTATTACCTAACTCTTGCAGTAAGCTTATCTCATGTGCAAATGAGCGTAACTCCTGAGCGCTAATTGAAATAATAATGATCTCACCAAAAGATACTGCTGCTTCTAATGAATTACTTAATAGAATATCTTGTGGTAATGTTAGATAATCGTTCGCTCTAGATTCTTTTAGTTTTAAATAATTCTTGGAATTTTCTCTGCCCCATAACATTACCTGATGCCCAACTCGATTCGCATACCAAGCTAAAAAGGTCCCCCAACGGCCGCATCCTAATACAGTAACCTTCACTACGTCACCATCCTATCATCATCACTCAAATATTATCAAAATCCATTGATTATCGTACTATTTAAGTTCTCTAAGTTTCCAGTAATTATTCCATAAGCTCATCAGCGTTTCCTGCTGAAGCAATCACAATAGATACCAAAGTAATTCTTGTGTCCTTCTTATAATTTAATTTTACTGGTGCAATGGTTGGCAGGAAAGAGGATACAATAGGAAGAAACAGAGTTGCATAGTACTTTTGAGTCAGTTCAATAGGGATTCTGCAATAACGATGAGGAGGGGCTACAATGAATCGTATATCTTTCTGCAGGAAATGGATGATGTCCACTGTTTTGATGTTCACTATGCTGCTCATTTCAGGGCAGGCGATGGCCGAGGGTAGGGGCGAGAATCAGGATGTCGTTCAATTACAAATTCTAAGTATCAATGACTTTCATGGTGCATTAACGGAAAGTGGTAAGAATCCGGGAGCGGCTAAAATGGCAGCTTATATTGAGAAAGCCAGGGATCAGAACCCGAAAGGAAGTATAGTCGTCAGTGCCGGAGACATGTTTCAAGGCAGCCCCGATTCCAACCTTCTGTATGGGAAAACAGTGGTTGATGTAATGAACTATACACACTTCGATGCTATGACCCTTGGGAATCATGAATTTGACTGGGGCATTGATGTGTTAAAACAGCGTATTCAGCAATCGGCTTTTCCGTATATTTGCGCCAATGTAATTGATAAGCGGACAGGGAAACCAGCTGATTTTGTAAAACCCTACATTGTGTTAGAACGTAAAGGAGTAAAAATCGGTATAATCGGTATCGCTACACCGGAAACGGCTTATAAAACCAATCCGAAAATGATAGAAAATTACACTTTTGCAGATCCTATCGCAACAGTCAACAAGTTAGTTCCCGTATTAAAAAAACAAGGTGTACAAATCATCATAGCGTTGACTCATCTTGGCAGCGAAATGGATAGTCAGGGAAATCTTCATGGAGACGCCGTTCAGCTGGCCCAGGAGGTAGATGGATTGGATGCCGTTATCTCAGGACATTCCCATCAGGAGGTATTTGGTCAGGTACATAGTGTGCCAGTGGTGCAAGCCTATTATAATGGTCGGGCAGTAGGAAAGATTGATATTACCTATAATAAGAGAAACAGAAAGGTTGAAACTGCGGTTGCCAGTGTTACAACCCTTTCTTCTATGGATCAGCTAACCGATCAACAAGTCAAAGCAATGATTGAGGATTCACAAAAGGAAATAGCACCCGTTAAAAATATTGTGGTAGGTCATACTCTCAATGCCTTGCCCCATGACCGCAATGAAATGGCCCAAACGACTTTAGGCCAGTGGGTAACGGATACGTTAAGACAGACGGCAGGCGCGGATATTGCTTTTCAAAATACGGGAGGACTGCGTACCGGGATTATGTCCGGAGACATTACCATGGGCAATCTTTATGAGGTTATGCCCTTTGACAATACTTTGTTCACGGTAGAGATGACCGGTGCACAGGTTATGCAAGTCCTTGAATATGGCATCGGCAATAAAAAAATAGGCATGCTACAGTATTCGGGTTTAAAAATAGCCTATGAAACGCTTTCTCCGGCAGGGGTACGTATTGCCGCTGTGATGGCAACAGACGGTACTTTGCTGCAATCAGAGAAAAAATACAAAGTTGTCATCAATGATTTCATGGCCGTTGGCGGTGATGGATTTACCATGTTCCGGGAAGGGACGAATCTGCATGATACGGGTATTCCTGTTAGGGATATTATCGCTGAAGCTTTACGCAAGCAGCAAGTCATTGACTTTTTGCCAGATGACCGGTGGCAGGCGGCACCTTCCAGTGAGCTTCAGGATGCAGCCTGATCCCATATACCTGAAATAGAAACCTTGCCTTGGTAAAATAATGTATATAAATCAGTAAAGGGAAGCTACCCATAATCTGTCTTAGTATTAGATTAAGGGTAGCTTCCCTTTAGATTTGACATGGCGATCAAATAAGAACAATTTAGAGTTAACATCTCTAATAAAACTAAACTGTTCTGTGTCCCAATCGTGAACAAACAAATGATATAATACTCGTATAAATTGTTAGGCTGTGGTCATTGTGGTTTGATTCAGGTTCTAGCGCAGTATGGCAGTCTAATAGAATTAGGTAGGTAAAGTATATGAAGTATAAATGGACGATTGGTGAAATGGCAAAACTGTTCGATGTGTCAACCGATACGTTGCGCTATTATGAGAAGGCCGGATTACTTTCGTCGGGCAGACACCGCGATAATGGGTACCGGTATTATTCCTATGATGACCTTGTAGTTCTTTTGGATATTTTACTTTTCCGTAATCTAGAGGTAGCCGTTAAAGATATTCGATCGATGGTAACAACGATGGATCTTGGAGATATTAAACAGATACTGATACAAAATGAGAGACTTGTTGAGGAGAAAATTGAAGCTTTAATTAGGCAAAGGACACTGCTCGCGCAAATGACTGCCCAATATGAACTATGTGAACAGCATCTCGGCAAGTTTTCGATTGTTCCGGCGCCCACATTTAAATGCAAATTTTGGAGCGCACAGGAGGAGGATCTGCTTACGATTATTCGTCAATATAAGAAGCCGGATCGGACTTGGCTGAATACGATTCGCTATACTTTGCTGCTGCCGCTGGACGAACTGCTCAATAATCGGAGTTTTGATTTGGCGCAAATTGGCATCAGCTTTGATGAAGATACGCTGAGCAGACTTGATGTTTCTGAGCAACAAGAGTTCTCTGCTTTGCCGGCAAAGGATTGCCTGTATACGGTATTGGGTACAGATTATTCCAGTCAAGAAAATGCGGTGCTGGTTGAAGCACTGGCTTGGCTGAAAGAGCAGGGCAGGCAAGTTGAGGGGCCTTTGCTTGGACGATACCTGGCAAGTGTTCATAAAGACGGTCTTGATTACTACGAAATTTGGATTGTATTACATTCTACTTGACCTTGGAGTTGCTCCAAGGTTTATTCTTTTGTATAGGGGTGAGCTATATGAAAGAAAATATTTTGGGTACAGAAAGTATTAACAAGTTATTTTTACACTACAGTATTCCGACCATTGCAGCCATGTTGTTTTTAGGCTTGAATACAATTGTGGACGGATTATTTGTAGGCCACTATATAGGGGCCGATGCTTTGG
This window encodes:
- a CDS encoding bifunctional UDP-sugar hydrolase/5'-nucleotidase, coding for MNRISFCRKWMMSTVLMFTMLLISGQAMAEGRGENQDVVQLQILSINDFHGALTESGKNPGAAKMAAYIEKARDQNPKGSIVVSAGDMFQGSPDSNLLYGKTVVDVMNYTHFDAMTLGNHEFDWGIDVLKQRIQQSAFPYICANVIDKRTGKPADFVKPYIVLERKGVKIGIIGIATPETAYKTNPKMIENYTFADPIATVNKLVPVLKKQGVQIIIALTHLGSEMDSQGNLHGDAVQLAQEVDGLDAVISGHSHQEVFGQVHSVPVVQAYYNGRAVGKIDITYNKRNRKVETAVASVTTLSSMDQLTDQQVKAMIEDSQKEIAPVKNIVVGHTLNALPHDRNEMAQTTLGQWVTDTLRQTAGADIAFQNTGGLRTGIMSGDITMGNLYEVMPFDNTLFTVEMTGAQVMQVLEYGIGNKKIGMLQYSGLKIAYETLSPAGVRIAAVMATDGTLLQSEKKYKVVINDFMAVGGDGFTMFREGTNLHDTGIPVRDIIAEALRKQQVIDFLPDDRWQAAPSSELQDAA
- a CDS encoding MerR family transcriptional regulator is translated as MKYKWTIGEMAKLFDVSTDTLRYYEKAGLLSSGRHRDNGYRYYSYDDLVVLLDILLFRNLEVAVKDIRSMVTTMDLGDIKQILIQNERLVEEKIEALIRQRTLLAQMTAQYELCEQHLGKFSIVPAPTFKCKFWSAQEEDLLTIIRQYKKPDRTWLNTIRYTLLLPLDELLNNRSFDLAQIGISFDEDTLSRLDVSEQQEFSALPAKDCLYTVLGTDYSSQENAVLVEALAWLKEQGRQVEGPLLGRYLASVHKDGLDYYEIWIVLHST